From one Camarhynchus parvulus chromosome 25, STF_HiC, whole genome shotgun sequence genomic stretch:
- the LOC115913355 gene encoding scale keratin-like produces the protein MSCYDLYPSAACGALRPQPLADSGNEPCVRQCPDSTTVIQPPAVVVTFPGPILSSFPQDSVVGSAGAPVLAASGASLGYGGLYGYGGYGSLGYGGLYGYGGYGSLGYGGLWGYGGLGSCGGYRGLYGRAFGSGYCSPYSSWYGRYGRGYWGSC, from the coding sequence ATGTCCTGCTACGACCTGTACCCCTCCGCCGCCTGCGGCGCCCTccggccccagcccctggccgACAGCGGGAACGAGCCGTGCGTGCGCCAGTGCCCTGACTCCACCACCGTGATCCAGCCTCCCGCCGTGGTGGTCACCTTCCCCGggcccatcctcagctccttcccgcAGGATTCCGTGGTGGGATCTGCTGGAGCTCCCGTCCTTGCAGCCTCGGGGGCCTCCCTGGGCTATGGGGGTCTCTATGGATATGGCGGTTACGGCTCCCTGGGCTACGGGGGTCTCTATGGCTATGGGGGTTATGGATCCCTGGGCTACGGGGGTCTGTGGGGCTATGGGGGCCTGGGGTCCTGTGGGGGCTACCGGGGCCTGTATGGCAGAGCCTTTGGCTCTGGCTATTGCAGCCCCTACTCCTCCTGGTACGGCCGCTACGGCCGCGGCTACTGGGGCTCCTGCTAA
- the LOC115913308 gene encoding scale keratin-like isoform X2: protein MSCYDLCSMGGCVLRPQPLAGSGNEPCVRQCPDSTTVIQPPATVVTFPGPILSSFPQDSVVGSAGAPVLAASGASGAYGGFGSLGYGGYGSLGYGGLGGYGGLGSYGGLGSCGGSSLGYQGLYGFGRSFGSCGPWSSRFGRYRRGSCGSC from the exons ATGTCCTGCTACGACCTGTGCTCCATGGGTGGCT GCGTCCTccggccccagcccctggccgGCAGTGGGAACGAGCCGTGCGTCCGCCAGTGCCCTGACTCCACCACCGTGATCCAGCCTCCCGCCACGGTGGTCACCTTCCCCGggcccatcctcagctccttcccgcAGGATTCCGTGGTGGGATCTGCTGGAGCTCCCGTCCTTGCAGCCTCAGGGGCCTCCGGGGCCTATGGGGGATTTGGATCCCTGGGCTATGGGGGTTATGGCTCCCTGGGCtatgggggtctggggggctaTGGGGGCCTGGGGTCCTATGGgggtctggggtcctgtgggggctcctccctgggctACCAGGGTCTGTATGGTTTTGGGCGATCCTTTGGCTCCTGCGGCCCTTGGTCCTCCCGCTTCGGCCGCTACCGCCGCGGCAGCTGCGGCTCCTGCTAA
- the LOC115913308 gene encoding scale keratin-like isoform X1, producing the protein MSCYDLFIGGSGVLRPQPLAGSGNEPCVRQCPDSTTVIQPPATVVTFPGPILSSFPQDSVVGSAGAPVLAASGASGAYGGFGSLGYGGYGSLGYGGLGGYGGLGSYGGLGSCGGSSLGYQGLYGFGRSFGSCGPWSSRFGRYRRGSCGSC; encoded by the exons ATGTCCTGCTACGACCT CTTCATCGGTGGCTCTGGCGTCCTccggccccagcccctggccgGCAGTGGGAACGAGCCGTGCGTCCGCCAGTGCCCTGACTCCACCACCGTGATCCAGCCTCCCGCCACGGTGGTCACCTTCCCCGggcccatcctcagctccttcccgcAGGATTCCGTGGTGGGATCTGCTGGAGCTCCCGTCCTTGCAGCCTCAGGGGCCTCCGGGGCCTATGGGGGATTTGGATCCCTGGGCTATGGGGGTTATGGCTCCCTGGGCtatgggggtctggggggctaTGGGGGCCTGGGGTCCTATGGgggtctggggtcctgtgggggctcctccctgggctACCAGGGTCTGTATGGTTTTGGGCGATCCTTTGGCTCCTGCGGCCCTTGGTCCTCCCGCTTCGGCCGCTACCGCCGCGGCAGCTGCGGCTCCTGCTAA